The window TTTAACGGCTATTTCAGCCTGATCAATATCGCCGAAGAATCGCACAATCTGAATTTGCGCCGGCAAAACCAGACCGGCCGCTACTGGCCCGGCTCGTTTCACGACACACTGATCAAATTGCGCGATAGCGGTGTCAGTGCCGATAAATTACAGGTTTTATTGGACGAGATGCTGTATTTGCCGGTGATGACCGCTCACCCCACCGAAGCCAAACGCCGCACGGTCAAAAGCGCTTTGCGCAATGTCTTTCTCAGCCAGGAGGCCTTGGACGATCCACGCTTACGTAGCCAACAGCGCAGCGAGGCCCTGGACAAGCTGCAAGCACAGATTCAATTGCTGTTAAAAACCGACGAAGTGCGCGCCCGTAAGCTGGGCGTGGCCGACGAAATCGACGCCGGTTTGTTTTATTTTTCGCTGTCGCTATTTCAGGCCACCACCTTGGTTTACCGGAACTTGCAACGTGCGCTTAGCGATGTGTTTGGTGCCGACGTTGCCGGCCAAATCCGCATCCCCAGCTTCCTACGGTTTGGTTCCTGGATAGGCGGCGACCGCGACGGCAATCCGAATGTCAAGCCGGAAACCACCGAGCTGGCCTTACGCATGCAGGCGCAAACCATCATGCAGGAATATCTTGCCCGCCTCGATCAATTGCGCGGCCAGTTGTCGCATTCTTACGGCCTTTGTGACTTGGCGCCGGAATTTATCGACAGCCTGCACGCCGACCGCGCCATGTTGGGCGCGGCGGTCGCGGACTTGGAAAAACCGTATTTGCAGGAACCTTACCGGCACAAACTGATATTAATGAAATATCGGATGCAATCCACCTTGCAACGCGTGCAACAACAGTTACAGGGCCAACCGGAACAAGCCAATCGCCATGCCTATGCCAGCGTCGCTGAGTTTTTACAAGATCTGCGCTTGATCGATGCGTCCTTGCGCAGCCACGGCGACGCCAACATCGCCGATCTTGAATTAGCCGATCTGATTCGCTTGGCCGACGTGTTCGACTTTCACTTGATGCAACTCGATGTCCGACAAGAATCGATTCGCCACAGTGAAGCGGTCGCGGAAATCCTGGCGGCAGCATTGAATATTGACTATCTGGCGCTGGACGAAGCACAACGCATCGCATTGTTAGCCGAGGCTATCGCCGCACCGGGCGGTCTGATGTTCGATGCCGCAGCGCTAACACCGGCCAACCGCGAAACGCTGGAGTTGTTTACGGTGATGGCAAAAATGCGCCGGGAAATAGGCCCGAATTGCTTTGGTAAATATGTGATTTCCATGACTCATTCGGCCAGCCATGTCTTGGAAGTCTTGCTGCTGGCTGCACAAGACGGCTTGGTCGGCAAAATTGGCGGGCATTGGCATTGCCATATCGGCGTCAGCCCCTTGTTCGAAACCATAGACGATTTAAACCGCATTTCCGACGTGCTGACACAATTGTTCGATACCGCCTGCTACCGGGAGCTGTTGCGCGTCAGCGATGACCGCCAGGAAATCATGCTCGGCTATTCGGATTCCTGTAAGGACGGCGGTATCCTGGCATCGGCTTGGGGCTTGTCGCGCGCGCAGCGGCAAATTATTGCGATCAGCGAGCGTTACGGTTTGAAATGCCGCTTATTTCATGGCCGCGGCGGCACCGTCGGTCGCGGCGGCGGCCCAACTCACGAAGCGATTCTGGCCCAGCCGCCCGATACCGTGCGCGGCCAGATCAAATTTACCGAGCAAGGCGAAGTGCTGTTTTATCGGTAT of the Methylomonas sp. MK1 genome contains:
- the ppc gene encoding phosphoenolpyruvate carboxylase; its protein translation is MQKLKALHGEDNAPSTGSAAAEYDKSAFELDNLSASQILSDRLADAHCDDKELRSSIRLLGSILTKVLTAQAKPEVATAVAQLQRKFASLIREGSANRRRQFMEILEDLDAEEIGEVVRVFNGYFSLINIAEESHNLNLRRQNQTGRYWPGSFHDTLIKLRDSGVSADKLQVLLDEMLYLPVMTAHPTEAKRRTVKSALRNVFLSQEALDDPRLRSQQRSEALDKLQAQIQLLLKTDEVRARKLGVADEIDAGLFYFSLSLFQATTLVYRNLQRALSDVFGADVAGQIRIPSFLRFGSWIGGDRDGNPNVKPETTELALRMQAQTIMQEYLARLDQLRGQLSHSYGLCDLAPEFIDSLHADRAMLGAAVADLEKPYLQEPYRHKLILMKYRMQSTLQRVQQQLQGQPEQANRHAYASVAEFLQDLRLIDASLRSHGDANIADLELADLIRLADVFDFHLMQLDVRQESIRHSEAVAEILAAALNIDYLALDEAQRIALLAEAIAAPGGLMFDAAALTPANRETLELFTVMAKMRREIGPNCFGKYVISMTHSASHVLEVLLLAAQDGLVGKIGGHWHCHIGVSPLFETIDDLNRISDVLTQLFDTACYRELLRVSDDRQEIMLGYSDSCKDGGILASAWGLSRAQRQIIAISERYGLKCRLFHGRGGTVGRGGGPTHEAILAQPPDTVRGQIKFTEQGEVLFYRYNNMETAVYELTMGVTGLLKASVSLVQAVPEDHAEDLAVMDELARIGEQSYRDLTERTPGFLDYFYEATPVGEIGGLNIGSRPSHRKKLDRSKNSVRAIAWVFAWAQSRQTFPAWYGIGFSLASWCAGKPERLETLRRMYRDWPFFRNLLSNAQMALSKSDMNIAREYAQLCNDPETGKRVYNLIAGEHQRCVEWILEIANADRLLAENPALAASLQRRDAYLGPLNYLQVFLIRRLREMNTENAADSPWMKPLLRSINAIAAGMRNTG